TCGGCGATAAAGCGGTGATTAAGTTCATGTCCCGATTTAGTCGCCTTGACATGGCCGATGATCTGCATTCCTGCAAGGGCAAAATCCCCCACAGAATCAAGAATCTTGTGACGGACGAATTCATCGGTGAAACGAAGCCCCTCCCCATTTACAATTCCAGATTCATCAATGGCTACAGCATTGGCCAGGGAGGCCCCCAGGGCAAGGCCACGAGATCTCATCGTCTCCAACTCGGAGACAAAGCCGAAGGTCCTGGCAGGACAGAAATCATCAGTAAAGCATTCCGGGTCGAATCTCATGGTCCTGAACTGCCGGTTGATGGCCGGATGGCTGAAGCGTAGATCAAAGGAAATGCGAAAATAGCGGGAGGGGATGATAGTGATCCTTTTATCGCCGTCCCTGACGGTTACCGACTTTTTCACCACAAGGTACCGACGTGGCTTGCGCTGTGTGGTGATGCCTGCTTTGCGGATGGCGTCGACAAAGGGGGCGGCGCTGCCGTCCATGATGGGAACTTCGAGGCTATTGATATCCACATGGATATTGTCTATGCCACAGCTGAACAAGGCCGCCATCAGATGTTCGATGGTTGCAACACTGGCGCCGTCTTTGCCGATGGTGGTCGACAACCGTGTATCGACCACGTTTGCGGCGGTTGCTTCAATGGTCACGGACCGGGGCAGGTCTGTTCGATGGAAAACAATTCCGTTGCCGGCATCCGCGGGACGAAGGGTCACCTGGGTTTCTTTTCCGGAATGAAGGCCTGTGCCGGTAAGGGTAATCTTGTTTTTAAGTGTCTGCTGATAAGCCATGGCAAACTCCTTTGCATAATAGTCAGTACACATATTATTTAGCAAGTTGTGGGCCATGTCTTAAAGGAGTGGATATCTGTTTTAATTTCAGCGTGTTGAGTGAAGGGTGGTGGAGCAGGGTCTGTGGCTGGAAGGTGAGAACATGTTGCAAAAAAGGTTCTCTGTGGCAAAAATGCAACAGTATTGGGACCTATAGTCGTCCTGAACGGATGATGGCAATTACCCACCAGAAGCCGATAAGCCCTGCAATGGTATAACCGAGAAAGGCGAAGGCGGGAAATTCGAAGATGAGTGGCCCCTTATTGGTCTGCATCACTATGGATGAACCGATGATCAGAGCGGCAATAATGAGGCTGAAGGAGAGGCGGTTGATGGATTTATCCAGATCCTTGCTGAAATGATCCAACCCGCGGTGTTCGAGGTCGATCTTGAATTTGTTGTGGTTGAGACGGTGGAGTATTTCCCGTAGATCACGCGGCAGATTCCTGGCCAGGTTCAGATAGGACATGAACATGGTGCTCAGGTCCTTGGCAAAGCTGCCAGGGGTGATTTTTTCTTTGATGGCCTTTTCCATGAATGGCCGCAGGTGTTCAATCATGTCAAACTCTGGATCAAGTTCCCGTCCCATCCCTTCTATTATCACCAGCGACTTTGCAAGGAGCATCAGGTCAGGTTGCAGTTTAATGTGGAATGTGGTGACTATATCTATAAACTCCACCAGCATCCGCCCGACTTCAATTTCCTGCAGGGGTATTTCATAGTAGCTGTCGATGAATTCCGACAGGTCCCTTTTCAGTGCCCGCCGGTTGAGATTTTCGCCTATCTCTCCGGAGTAAGCGAGGAGGGCAATCAGTTCATCCACATCCCGGTTGAGAATGGTGAAAATGATGTCAGTCAGGTATCTTTTGAGCTGGTTGTCCAGGCGCCCGACTATGCCGTAGTCCAACAGACAGATGATATTGTCCGGCAGAATCAGCACGTTACCCGGGTGTGGATCGCCATGGAAAAAGCCATGGTCCAGGACCATCTTGAGGAAGGCATCGGCACCCCGTCTGGCAATCAGTTTCCTGTCAAGTCCGGCCCGTTCCAGGGCCAGGTGATCCGTAACCTTGATCCCGTTGATGTACTCCAGGGTGAGGATGGTTTTGCCGGTATGTTGCCAGAAAACGGCGGGGAAATGCATGGTGCGGTCACCACTGAAGTTATCGCGTATCTTTTCAATGGTGTGCCCCTCCCGTGAAAAGTCCATTTCCCGGCGGATGGTGCGGGCAAATTCCTTGACCAGACCTACGGGATCGTAGATTTCGGCTGCCGGCATGTGGCGTTCCATGAGTTGGGCAATGCCCATCAGGACATCGATATCCGTTTCGACGAGGGCCTCTATTCCGGGACGGCGTATCTTGACCACCACATCTTCGCCCGTTCGCAGCCGGGCCCGGTGGACCTGGGCGATGGAGGCCGCAGCAACAGGAACCGGATCAATCTGGATGAACACTTCCTCCACCGGCTTGCCCAGTTCCAGCGTGATCTGCGTCTTAGCTTCTTCAAAAGGAAAGGACGGGACATTATCCTGCAGTTTGGAGAATTCATCCACGAAGCTGCGAGGAATGACGTCCGGGCGGGTGGAAAGAAGCTGGCCAAGCTTGATGAAGGTCGGGCCCAGTTCCTCGAAGGCGAGCCTCATTCGCTCTGCCGGTGAATATTGGGCAATGGTCGAGGCCTTGCGCCGCAGCACCTTGCGGCTCATGGCAGCCAGTTGGGAAAGATTGAAATATTCCAGCAGATGTTCCAGTCCATACTTGACCAGTACTTTCACAATCTGCCGGTAACGTCGGATGCTGCGGATATTGCGGCTTAGCTGGATAAGGTTCAGCATTCAGGACCTGGATCTTCGTCGCTCACCATATTTTCAAGGGCCTGCACACGCTTCTGCAAGCGGTCGAACTCCTCCCGAGATACCAGGCCCATTCGCTCTATGGTCTTCTTTACCTCATTTTCGGCTATTTCATTGATGCGTTCCCGGCTGTCCTTGGCCATGGCCTGGATTTTATCGAGGAGGGCCTTCCCTTCATCTTCACTCAGCTTATACTTTTCCTTCATTTCCGTCAGCAGTTCCTCAGCCTTTTTCTGTGTCATGGAAACTGCGCCGAGTCCCGTCAATAAAGCTTTTTCCAGTAATTCGAACATAAGTCCTCCTCCTAGCGGGTTTTTTACAGTTAAAAGGTAGCAGAAGAGCCGAAGATATCAAGGGGCAAAGGGCATTTCAGCTTCATTAGTTCCATTCGGAACCTCCGGACGGAAACTACATTACCTCCTGAAAAGCCACAATATCAGTGAAAGCAGAAGAGATATCAGAATACTGGTGGCAAGGGGAAAATAAAAACTGAAGTTTTCCCGCTTGATGTGGATGTCACCAGGCAATCGCCCCAGCCACGGAATTTTTCCGGCAAGGGAAACGGCCACTCCGATGGCGGCAATGATCAGGCCAAGGTAGATGAGAGCTTTGCCGATTCCGCTCATGCAGGTTCCTTCGCCGAAACCGGTCGCGGCTGATAACGGTCTTTCTCGCTGTAGATGCAACCGCAGTATTGCTGGCGATAGATGCCCATCTTTTTAGATATTTGAATACCTTCTTGCCAGCCCACGCGGTAATCGCTGTAATGGAAGGGGATGCCGTAGCTTTCGCCTATTTTTTCTCCAAGCTCCCGAATAATTTCGTGCTTTTGGTATCTGCTGTACAGAAGAGAAGAAGAGTAGGCATCGAAGCCCCCTTCTACTGCAGCAGCTGCCGCAGCCGCCAGACGGGAGCTGTAGCAGTAGAGACAACGATCAGCCGGTTTGGCAGCGACCGCTGAAAGAAAGTCTTCCAGGCGATATTCATCCTGGTAGATGACTTCCAGGTCGATCAATCCCGCATATTCCCTGACCGTCTCCAAACGTTTCCGGTACTCCAGATAAGGGTGAATATTGTGGTTGAAGAAATAGCCGGTTACGGCCATGCCGCTGGAGCGCATTTCCTTGACCGGGTAGATGGCGCACGGGGCGCAGCAGATGTGGAACAGTATTTTCATGGGGACTAAATTAGCGTTTCATTTCGAACAAAGCAAATAAATTTATCGGGAGTAGATCCAGGTTCAAACGTCGAGAACGACACAGGCTTTCCAGCCATGCTCGTCATTTTTAAGTGAAAAACGATGCAGGGTCACCGCCTTGACGTCTGTAAGCAGGCGATGTTTTGCCGGGTCGATCCGCTCGCCCCGGGCGATAACCTTTGCCCTGTGCATCCCGGCCTCCTGGCTGAAGTATAGGGACTGGATGCGGAGCAGCAGGCGCTTCGCATCCTTGAGAAATACCAGTTCATTCAGCACGTCGAAGAGCAGCAGGTCAAGTGCGGCATTTTCCAGTTCAAACTCTAGACTCTCCTCTGGTCCAATGCCGGCCACATCTTCGGTCATGGTATTGAGCAAGGCATCGGCGGCGGCAGTGAATACCTCTTCCAGTGTGGTCCCCGATGCTTCGAAAGCGGTGTCGGCGGTAGCTATATTTTCCAGATAATGGTAAGGCATGTATTTAACCCTTTATATTTCCGATAGGAAGCAGCCGCGCTACGCGCTTGCTCAATCCGGCCAGTTCGGTGGCTTCAACCACTTCATCGATGTCTTTGTAGGCAGCTCCTGCCTCCTCGGCCAGTCCACCCCAGGAATCGGTCCTGACGTAAATGCCCCGCTCTTCCATATCCCGCTGCAGCTTCTGCCCCTTGCCAAGTTTTTTGGCCTGATGGCGGCTCATGGTGCGGCCGCTACCGTGGGCGGTGGAAAAGAAAGTTTCGGCACCGCTCTCCATGCCGGCAAGAAGGTACGACCCCGTTTCCATGCTGCCGCCTATGATTACCGGCTGCCCGGTTTCCCGGTAGCAGTCGGGAAGCCCCTCCATGCCGGGACCGAAGGCACGGGTAGAGCCTTTGCGATGGATGAGAACATCCCTTTTCTTGCCGTTTATGACATGTTTTTCGATCTTTGCGGTATTGTGGGCCACGTCGTAGACCATGTTCATCCCCAGGTCTTCCGGGCTCTTGTGGAAGATGGACGAAAAGACCTCCCGGATTCGGTGCAGGATCACTTGGCGGTTGGCAAAGGCCATGTTTACCGCACATTTCATGGCGGCAAAATAATCCTGCCCTTCAGGTGACTGGAACGGCGCGCATGAAAGTTCACGGTCCAGCTTCTTCAGCCCGTATTTTCTCTCCATGACGCTGAGGAACAGCTGCAGGTAATCGGTGGCAACCTGGTGGCCGAAGCCGCGGCTGCCGCAGTGGAACATGATGGCGATCTGGTTGGGCATGGTCAGGCCGAAGGCGCGGGCCAGGCTTTCATCAATTATATTTTCCGGCTTTGCCACCTGGATTTCGCAGTAATGGTTGCCCGATCCGAGGGTTCCAACCTGATCGTAGCCCCTTTCGATTGCCTTGTGGCTGACCTTAGATGCATCCGCACCCGGAAAGCAGCCTTCCTCCTCGGTCATTTCCAGGTCTAGAGGCCAGGCGTAGCCGTTTTTCAGACACCAGCGTGAACCCTGTTCCAGAATATCGCGGAACTCAGTTTGGGAGCATTTTACGAAACCGGTACAGCCGACCCCGCTGGGAACCCGATAGAAAAGGGCATCCACCAGCCGGTGAATGTGCGGCTTGACCTCCTCCAGCGTCAGGTTGGTAAGCACCAGCCGCATGCCGCAGTTGATGTCGAAGCCGATCCCTCCCGGCGAGATGACGCCGTGCTGCGGATCCATGGCCGCTACGCCGCCGATAGGGAAACCGTAACCCCAGTGTCCGTCAGGCATGCAGTAGGCGTAGTTGATGATGCCCGGCAGGCATGCCACATTTGTTACCTGGTCGAAGACGCCTGCGTCCATCTCCCGGACAAGCTTCTCGGTGGCAACGATACGCGCCGGAACAAGCATTCCCGGCTTGTAAGAAACCGGCAGCTCCCAAAGGGTGTCCGATATCTTTTTCAGGGAAGAGGGAAGGGCCATTTATCTTTCTCCTTGTTTATAAAAATACTACCACAAAAAGAAAGGATGGTTGCTACCGCTTCTAGGAGTCTGTCGGACTTAGGGATCGAAGCGAGAGAATGGAAAATCGAGGACGGATATTTGGAAATTTGAGAGCGAATAGTGGACCTATTTGTCGAAAATTTACGGAGATCCGGACCGATTTGCCATTTTCGCAGCCGATTCGTTCTAAGTCCGACAGACTCCTAGCGGCTCAATGCTTCTTTTGCCTGCCGCAGGCTGATCTTCTTCTTGGTCATGAGGGCGTGGTGGTGGATTAGCTGGAGAGCATCGAGCAGGGTGGGAATATCCCGATGCAGATGGACAAGGAGGTAGGCAATCACTTCCTCCGGCACGACAATCTGTCGGTCTTCAGCCAGCTTCTGCAGGATCATGCGCAGGGAATCGTCACCGGAAATATCCAGCTTGGAGACCAAGCCCCACAACAGGCGGGAGGTCAGGTGTCCGTCAAGGTTGGGAAGTTCCTTAGGTGGATAAAGTCCGCTGATGGCGATTTTTTTGCCTGCGGTGTAAAAGTCGTTGAACAGCTGCCAGAGTTCCACACGGATGCTGTCGTTGTCCGGTATGAGATGGATGTCATCGATGAGGAGCGCCGGAGAGCTTTTGAACTGCTCGGCCAGCTTTGACAGTTCTTCGGCAGGATAATGGCCGTCATAGATCTTGTCGATGTCCTTGAACGAGATGGAGGGCAGGGCGGCAAGGCCCGACTGGCTGCCGATGCTGTTGGCGATGGCGGTGAGGAGATGGGTTTTGCCGGATCCCTTTGCGCCGTAGAGATAGAGGAGATTTTCAGTGCCGTCCCCTTCTGCCAGCTGTCTGGCAAAATGGTAGGCGGTTTTGTTGCCGGCGCAGACAACGAAATTGTCGAAGCCGTATTTGGAATTAACCGGAAAATCGAAGATAAGCTGCATGATCAATCCTGGAAAAGTTTGCCCTGCGGCGGTTCAGGTACAATGCGTCCGAAATGCTCATAGGCGGCCCTGGTGGCGACCCGGCCGCGCGGGGTGCGGTTGAGAAAGCCGTTTTGGATCAGGAAAGGCTCGTATACATCCTCGATGGTGTCGCTTTCCTCGCTGATGGCGGCAGCAATGGTGTCAAGCCCCACCGGTCCGCCGCCGAACTTGTCGATGATGGTCAAAAGGATCATGCGATCCATGTAATCGAAGCCCATGTGATCGATTTCCAGAAGAGCAAGGGCGTCCTGCACCACGTTGAGGGTGATGACGCCGTCCGCCTTCACCTGGGCGAAGTCGCGGACCCTGCGCAGGAGCCGATTGGCAATCCTTGGCGTGCCACGGCTGCGGCGGGCCAGCTCGGTGGCCCCTTCCGGTTTTATTTCCATGCCGAGAATGCGGGCCGAACGGGTGATGATGAACGCCAGTTCTTCAATGGTGTAGAACTCCAGGCGGGAGATAACGCCAAAGCGGTCTCTTAAAGGTGATGACAGAAGCCCCGCCCGTGTCGTCGCCCCCACCAGGGTGAATTTGGGCAGGTCGAGCTTTATTGTGCGGGCGCTTGGCCCCTGGCCGATGATGATATCCAGCTGGAAATCCTCCATGGCCGGGTAGAGGATCTCTTCCACCACATGGGAAAGGCGGTGGATCTCGTCGATGAAGAGCACATCGTGGGTTTCCAGATTGGTGAGAATGGCGGCCAGGTCCCCCGGTCGTTCGATGACCGGCCCGGAAGTGGACTTGATGTTGACCCCCATTTCGCAGGCGATGATGTTGGCCAGGGTGGTCTTTCCCAATCCGGGCGGCCCATAGAGAAGCACATGATCCAGGGCTTCGCCCCGCCCCCGGGCGGCTTCGATGAAAACCCGCAGGTTCCCCTTGGCCTTTTCCTGGCCCACATAGTCGTCCAGTGACTTGGGGCGCAGCGTTGCTTCCAGGAGATCATCATCGGTCATGTCGGGAGTAATGGTCCGGGTCATCTATTTTCCTTGGGGGTTGAGAACGGCCTAAAGTATACCAGTTGCCGGGAAAGGTCAAGCGGGGAGGGTCCTTGAAAAATTGAAGCTGATGAGACCGATATTGCTGAAGTAGCGTGTTCCCCGCACGAAGAAGCTGTGAAGAAGTTCACGAGCTAATGGGTTGGGTGTCGCTTTCGTGGGGTGGTCTTTCAGAGGGGGAGCTAGTGCTTGATCGGGTGGCCTTCGAGGTAAAGAGTGTCAGCACTTAAATCGACTTCATTTTCCCATTCGATGAAGTACCCTCCGTTGCGAATGCGTTTGAAAGTGTGAATATCTTGCAGTCCGGCAAACGGTTGATTTTGAAAACTGTTTCCCCTGCGACTGCTTTCGCTATTCAAGACGGCAACATTCTTGAGGGATTGCTGCCGACATCGAAGCGAAAGTTCCATCTCGTACATTGTATGGTCATCGGATGGCCTGTAAGGGCCTCGTGAAGATGGTGATGCTCCTGATCATTTCATCAGCTTCTTCAATGCCTGTTTGAGAAGGGACTCGACGGTGGCATCTGCGGCTACGCCTATTTCATCCACAGTCTTCTGTACAACCGCTTCCTTATATCCCAGATTGACGAGAGCGGAAACCACATCATCTCTCATATCGTTGTGGGCGTCGGCCGGGGCCACATCCTGCTGCAGGGGTCCATGCCCGAGTTTCTTCACCTTTTCCCGCAGTTCCAGCACCAGCCGCTCGGCGGTCTTCTTGCCGATCCCCGGTATGGTGGCCAGTCTGGCCAAGTCCCCCCTGATCAGGGCGTCGGAAAGATTTTGTGCTTCAATGTTGGAGAGTATGCCATTCCCCAGCTTGGGACCGATACCGGACACAGAAATAAGGAGTTGGAACATTTCCTTCTCCTCCATGGTCCTGAAGCCGTAGAGGTTGATGGCATCTTCCTTGACATGGGTGAATATATTGAGGGAGACGCTGCTGCCCCCCTCAGGAAGGGCATAGTAGGTGGAAAAGGGAATCTGCACCCGGTAGCCGACGCCGTTCACGTCGAGAATGATGAAGTCCGGCGATTTGTGGGCGAGCTTTCCTGTTAAAAGCGCTATCATTTGTACCTCTTGGACTTAATCTCTTGGACAGATGCACTGGTGAGGCGTTTGATTGTAACTGAATGGGCATGGCAGATGGCCACGGCAAGGGCGTCGGAAGCATCTTCCTGGGCGATCTCCGGCAGATTGAGCAATACCTTGATCATCTGCTGCACCTGCTGTTTGGCGGCCTTGCCGTTGCCTACCACTGCCTGCTTGACCTGCAGGGCCGTGTATTCGAAGACATCGAGTCCGGCATTGACGCCGGCAACGATGGCCGCGCCCCTGGCCTGCCCCAGTTTCAGGGCACTCTGGACATTGTTGGAGAAGAAGATATTTTCCACGGCCACAGCGTCAGGGCGGTAGGTTTCGATGATTTCGCTCAGGCTGCCGTAGATGCGTTTGAGACGGGATGGGAAATCCTTTGCGCTGTCGGTAAAGATGGCGCCGTTGTCCACATGAATAAGACGGTTTCCTTCTTTGGTGACGATGCCGTAGCCGGTGATGCGTGAACCTGGGTCAATGCCGAGTATTTTCATGATCCCTTTGGAAACATTAAGGGCGGGTTTCAAAACCCGCCCTCGGTAGCTACATCATTTTATCCATTTCTTCTTCAGAGATGTCGAAATTGGAATAAACGTTCTGGACGTCATCATTGTCCTCCATCCGATCCATGAGTTTCAGCATGTTTTCCGCCTGTTTTCCTTCCAGCTTGACCATGGTCTGTGGAATCATGGTCACTTCGGCGGAGTCCGGCTTGAATCCGGCCTTTTCCAAGGCATCCCTTACTTCCATGAAATTGGACGGATCTGTTGTTACCTCGATCTGCTCGTCTTCGTCGCTTACGTCTTCTGCGCCTGCTTCGATGGCTGCTTCAAACAGCTTGTCGAAATCGACGCTTTTGGGGAAAACGATCAGCCCTTTCTTATCGAACATCCAGGATACACAACCGGCTTCACCCATGTTGCCGTTGCATTTGGTGAAGATGCTGCGCACGTCGGAAACGGTACGGTTGCGGTTGTCGGTCATCACCTCAACCAGAACGGCAGCTCCGCCGGGGCCGTATCCCTCGTAGGTGGTTTCTTCGTAGACGACACCGTCCATGCCGCCGGTTCCCTTTTTGATGGCGCGTTCTATGTTATCCTTGGGCATGTTTTCACCCTTGGCTTTGTCGATGGCGGTGCGGAGTCGCGGATTGCCGTCAGGATCGCCACCACCCAGCTTTGCGGCGACGGTAATCTCCTTGATCAATTTGGTGAATATCTTGCCGCGCTTGGCATCGGCAGCGCCTTTTTTGTGTTTGATGGTACTCCACTTATTATGTCCTGACATGTGGTGCAATTCCTTTCGTGGTTGTTATCCGCTTCAAAAAAACGTGGAATACTAACATGGAGAAAATATGGTTGTAAAGAGAGAAAATACGGGTAAAATTAGCCGTATTGTTTAAAATTTGGAGGGTATAGCCATGTCGCAACAACGATTCGAAGAAATGAGCAGCAAGGGTGGAGACGGCCAGGGTAGACGTCTGGGTGACGCTTCAAGGCAATGGCGGGTCGCACAGCGTTACCTTGCCTGTGCCTTGTTGCTGGTGCTTTTTATCAGTGGCTGTGCCATATTCAAGTCTGAAATGGATCTTCCTCCACTTTTGGCACAGGATGAGGTGGTTCGCCCCTTTACCAAACTGGCTGTTGTTCAGGTGAGCCGTCAGCGCTTCGGTACGTCCTATGATCTTAAAACCGAAGATTATGGCTGGGCATATGAAGCGCTGAGAGAGGAGGCGGCAAAGATTGGCGCCGACGCTGTCATTTTCTCGGAGGTCAAACTTGAAGCCTCTTCCTATCTGTTGTTTCCCATGGCCACTGTAGATGCCCGCGGAACTGCAATTCGATTTCGCTGAACCGACCTATCCCCATCCCCTTTCTGTTTCCGTCTTTTTTCATTCCCATCGTTTTATATCCCCATAAGCCGTGGCCTGTTCTGGATTGACGCAAATACAGCTTGCGATCCAGACACATTTTGATTATTTATCAACCTTCGTTTTAATCATGTGGTAGAGGGTCGCAGCGTTTAATCGAATTGCCGTTGAAAAATGTAACTGATTGTTATAGCGCTAGTTATTCCCTGTTTGGCGATGATTAGGAGAAAATAGTCTTGACTGTAATAAAACATTGTGCTAAAAAAATAACAAAAGCTGTTTTCCAAAGTTTAAAACATTCATTTAAACCTGCGTAAACGGGGCAACTATGGACCGCGAAAAAAGTTCATATGCAGTTCAGAGTGTTGAAAATGCACTTGATATACTTGAGGTCCTGGCTGATGAAATTCATGACGGAACTCTGCCGTATCTGGCGGGTAAGCTGGGCATCAGCAGAAACAAAACTTTCCGTCTCCTGGCAACCTTGGAAGGGCGTGGCCTGGTCGAAAAAGATGAGTGGAGCGGTAATTATCATCTTGGCGTTACCACGGTGGAACT
This region of Geotalea daltonii FRC-32 genomic DNA includes:
- the lpxC gene encoding UDP-3-O-acyl-N-acetylglucosamine deacetylase → MAYQQTLKNKITLTGTGLHSGKETQVTLRPADAGNGIVFHRTDLPRSVTIEATAANVVDTRLSTTIGKDGASVATIEHLMAALFSCGIDNIHVDINSLEVPIMDGSAAPFVDAIRKAGITTQRKPRRYLVVKKSVTVRDGDKRITIIPSRYFRISFDLRFSHPAINRQFRTMRFDPECFTDDFCPARTFGFVSELETMRSRGLALGASLANAVAIDESGIVNGEGLRFTDEFVRHKILDSVGDFALAGMQIIGHVKATKSGHELNHRFIAELLSRPDCWTVMEDKSNEKTFQIPLGIPEMAWLEAC
- the ubiB gene encoding 2-polyprenylphenol 6-hydroxylase yields the protein MLNLIQLSRNIRSIRRYRQIVKVLVKYGLEHLLEYFNLSQLAAMSRKVLRRKASTIAQYSPAERMRLAFEELGPTFIKLGQLLSTRPDVIPRSFVDEFSKLQDNVPSFPFEEAKTQITLELGKPVEEVFIQIDPVPVAAASIAQVHRARLRTGEDVVVKIRRPGIEALVETDIDVLMGIAQLMERHMPAAEIYDPVGLVKEFARTIRREMDFSREGHTIEKIRDNFSGDRTMHFPAVFWQHTGKTILTLEYINGIKVTDHLALERAGLDRKLIARRGADAFLKMVLDHGFFHGDPHPGNVLILPDNIICLLDYGIVGRLDNQLKRYLTDIIFTILNRDVDELIALLAYSGEIGENLNRRALKRDLSEFIDSYYEIPLQEIEVGRMLVEFIDIVTTFHIKLQPDLMLLAKSLVIIEGMGRELDPEFDMIEHLRPFMEKAIKEKITPGSFAKDLSTMFMSYLNLARNLPRDLREILHRLNHNKFKIDLEHRGLDHFSKDLDKSINRLSFSLIIAALIIGSSIVMQTNKGPLIFEFPAFAFLGYTIAGLIGFWWVIAIIRSGRL
- a CDS encoding phasin family protein; its protein translation is MFELLEKALLTGLGAVSMTQKKAEELLTEMKEKYKLSEDEGKALLDKIQAMAKDSRERINEIAENEVKKTIERMGLVSREEFDRLQKRVQALENMVSDEDPGPEC
- a CDS encoding DUF2905 domain-containing protein gives rise to the protein MSGIGKALIYLGLIIAAIGVAVSLAGKIPWLGRLPGDIHIKRENFSFYFPLATSILISLLLSLILWLFRR
- a CDS encoding epoxyqueuosine reductase QueH, which encodes MKILFHICCAPCAIYPVKEMRSSGMAVTGYFFNHNIHPYLEYRKRLETVREYAGLIDLEVIYQDEYRLEDFLSAVAAKPADRCLYCYSSRLAAAAAAAVEGGFDAYSSSLLYSRYQKHEIIRELGEKIGESYGIPFHYSDYRVGWQEGIQISKKMGIYRQQYCGCIYSEKDRYQPRPVSAKEPA
- a CDS encoding archease, giving the protein MPYHYLENIATADTAFEASGTTLEEVFTAAADALLNTMTEDVAGIGPEESLEFELENAALDLLLFDVLNELVFLKDAKRLLLRIQSLYFSQEAGMHRAKVIARGERIDPAKHRLLTDVKAVTLHRFSLKNDEHGWKACVVLDV
- a CDS encoding RtcB family protein — protein: MALPSSLKKISDTLWELPVSYKPGMLVPARIVATEKLVREMDAGVFDQVTNVACLPGIINYAYCMPDGHWGYGFPIGGVAAMDPQHGVISPGGIGFDINCGMRLVLTNLTLEEVKPHIHRLVDALFYRVPSGVGCTGFVKCSQTEFRDILEQGSRWCLKNGYAWPLDLEMTEEEGCFPGADASKVSHKAIERGYDQVGTLGSGNHYCEIQVAKPENIIDESLARAFGLTMPNQIAIMFHCGSRGFGHQVATDYLQLFLSVMERKYGLKKLDRELSCAPFQSPEGQDYFAAMKCAVNMAFANRQVILHRIREVFSSIFHKSPEDLGMNMVYDVAHNTAKIEKHVINGKKRDVLIHRKGSTRAFGPGMEGLPDCYRETGQPVIIGGSMETGSYLLAGMESGAETFFSTAHGSGRTMSRHQAKKLGKGQKLQRDMEERGIYVRTDSWGGLAEEAGAAYKDIDEVVEATELAGLSKRVARLLPIGNIKG
- a CDS encoding DnaA/Hda family protein → MQLIFDFPVNSKYGFDNFVVCAGNKTAYHFARQLAEGDGTENLLYLYGAKGSGKTHLLTAIANSIGSQSGLAALPSISFKDIDKIYDGHYPAEELSKLAEQFKSSPALLIDDIHLIPDNDSIRVELWQLFNDFYTAGKKIAISGLYPPKELPNLDGHLTSRLLWGLVSKLDISGDDSLRMILQKLAEDRQIVVPEEVIAYLLVHLHRDIPTLLDALQLIHHHALMTKKKISLRQAKEALSR
- the ruvB gene encoding Holliday junction branch migration DNA helicase RuvB, whose amino-acid sequence is MTRTITPDMTDDDLLEATLRPKSLDDYVGQEKAKGNLRVFIEAARGRGEALDHVLLYGPPGLGKTTLANIIACEMGVNIKSTSGPVIERPGDLAAILTNLETHDVLFIDEIHRLSHVVEEILYPAMEDFQLDIIIGQGPSARTIKLDLPKFTLVGATTRAGLLSSPLRDRFGVISRLEFYTIEELAFIITRSARILGMEIKPEGATELARRSRGTPRIANRLLRRVRDFAQVKADGVITLNVVQDALALLEIDHMGFDYMDRMILLTIIDKFGGGPVGLDTIAAAISEESDTIEDVYEPFLIQNGFLNRTPRGRVATRAAYEHFGRIVPEPPQGKLFQD
- the ruvA gene encoding Holliday junction branch migration protein RuvA; its protein translation is MIALLTGKLAHKSPDFIILDVNGVGYRVQIPFSTYYALPEGGSSVSLNIFTHVKEDAINLYGFRTMEEKEMFQLLISVSGIGPKLGNGILSNIEAQNLSDALIRGDLARLATIPGIGKKTAERLVLELREKVKKLGHGPLQQDVAPADAHNDMRDDVVSALVNLGYKEAVVQKTVDEIGVAADATVESLLKQALKKLMK
- the ruvC gene encoding crossover junction endodeoxyribonuclease RuvC, with the protein product MKILGIDPGSRITGYGIVTKEGNRLIHVDNGAIFTDSAKDFPSRLKRIYGSLSEIIETYRPDAVAVENIFFSNNVQSALKLGQARGAAIVAGVNAGLDVFEYTALQVKQAVVGNGKAAKQQVQQMIKVLLNLPEIAQEDASDALAVAICHAHSVTIKRLTSASVQEIKSKRYK
- a CDS encoding YebC/PmpR family DNA-binding transcriptional regulator, giving the protein MSGHNKWSTIKHKKGAADAKRGKIFTKLIKEITVAAKLGGGDPDGNPRLRTAIDKAKGENMPKDNIERAIKKGTGGMDGVVYEETTYEGYGPGGAAVLVEVMTDNRNRTVSDVRSIFTKCNGNMGEAGCVSWMFDKKGLIVFPKSVDFDKLFEAAIEAGAEDVSDEDEQIEVTTDPSNFMEVRDALEKAGFKPDSAEVTMIPQTMVKLEGKQAENMLKLMDRMEDNDDVQNVYSNFDISEEEMDKMM
- a CDS encoding YbjQ family protein; its protein translation is MSQQRFEEMSSKGGDGQGRRLGDASRQWRVAQRYLACALLLVLFISGCAIFKSEMDLPPLLAQDEVVRPFTKLAVVQVSRQRFGTSYDLKTEDYGWAYEALREEAAKIGADAVIFSEVKLEASSYLLFPMATVDARGTAIRFR